One region of Skermanella mucosa genomic DNA includes:
- a CDS encoding PAS domain-containing protein: MSPFAAIEQGRQDGVILSGWQFPRQANVSLKRLHGYWLSRCPPGMALPRRRDIDPADFPAPLQNVLLLNVHDDEPWFTHRVAGAKLSWLLRRPMTGQPLGAGLSENQRLSAFARAREVALTQEPRYRSGDLGWCGRDYLNFEELLLPLAGPDGSTAMILGILMVLDPHGREC, encoded by the coding sequence ATGAGCCCTTTTGCAGCCATCGAGCAGGGCCGCCAGGACGGTGTCATCTTGTCCGGGTGGCAGTTTCCCAGGCAGGCCAACGTCAGCCTGAAACGTCTCCACGGGTACTGGCTATCGCGGTGCCCGCCCGGCATGGCGCTGCCCCGGCGGCGCGATATCGATCCCGCCGACTTTCCGGCGCCTCTGCAGAACGTCCTTCTGCTCAACGTGCATGACGACGAACCGTGGTTCACCCACCGCGTGGCCGGCGCGAAGCTGTCCTGGCTGCTGCGCCGTCCCATGACCGGGCAGCCTTTGGGAGCCGGCCTTTCCGAGAATCAGCGGCTTTCCGCCTTCGCCCGGGCGAGGGAGGTCGCACTGACGCAGGAACCGCGATACCGCTCCGGCGATCTGGGCTGGTGCGGCCGGGACTATCTGAATTTCGAGGAGCTTCTGCTGCCCTTGGCCGGGCCGGACGGCTCCACGGCCATGATCCTCGGCATCCTGATGGTGCTCGATCCCCACGGCCGGGAGTGCTGA
- a CDS encoding putative bifunctional diguanylate cyclase/phosphodiesterase, translating into MDLFGTFVAAAGDGFLASLASSILDDAPLCIGYFDAEGGCRFANGLFRGTFGMIADAVAGARFRDILEAAGRSDGDVSPEELGRRASAGETVVFGFAAVPEPGRRVDLRGCLVPHRDPAGIAVGFLALLEDMTERQRTLENLLRREQFATSLLDAAVDGIMTIDARGIIQSVNHACCRMFGYDEVELLGEPVALLMPPTHEHRHAGYIDSYLASGRAKIIGTGREVLAKRKDGSVFPVHLSVGEMRFNDEVTFIGIARDVSDRHAAEERARFLTNHDPLTGLLSRRAFLEECDRQMASRLSQGGRTQVVFSFDVDQFREINEGLGYHVGDGVLKAIVGRFGEILPKGSILCRVGADEFAALACFADRTAAEDVANHVHARLLSPIYVDRQMVLVRMSIGAAIHDASIKRVEELLTKAELALQTVQHEGGNAVCFYTPEMAQAASRRTLLTMHLAHAVQRDELRVVYQPIIEAKTGRVAGAEALLRWSHTSLGAVSPAEFIPIAEDSGLIVSITDWVLEAVADQVARWHDEGLVCGRVFMNVSGQQFLRGRLTTRLAELMTEKPHLAGLIGIEITEQAAVRDLKATVQAISALASISVETAIDDFGTGYSSLSYVQQLPITKLKIDRMFVDGVPHNLKNAALVRAVVGMAHGLGLTVVAEGVETAAQRDFLTDVGCDLLQGYLFSQPVPPMALSLLLRSQPETWRPARLLAVKELAAR; encoded by the coding sequence GTGGATCTCTTCGGAACCTTCGTCGCCGCAGCGGGAGATGGCTTTCTCGCTTCCCTGGCATCCAGCATCCTGGACGATGCCCCGCTGTGCATCGGCTATTTCGATGCCGAGGGGGGCTGCCGCTTCGCCAACGGACTGTTCCGCGGCACGTTCGGGATGATCGCGGACGCAGTCGCCGGCGCCCGGTTCCGCGACATCCTGGAGGCAGCCGGCCGAAGCGACGGGGATGTCTCCCCCGAGGAGCTGGGGCGCCGCGCGTCCGCCGGCGAGACGGTGGTGTTCGGCTTCGCCGCGGTCCCCGAGCCGGGCCGGCGGGTAGACCTGCGCGGATGCCTCGTTCCGCACCGCGACCCGGCCGGGATCGCCGTAGGCTTCCTGGCGCTGCTGGAGGACATGACCGAGCGGCAGCGCACCCTCGAGAACCTGCTGCGCCGGGAGCAGTTCGCGACGTCGCTGCTCGACGCGGCGGTCGACGGCATCATGACGATCGACGCCCGCGGGATCATCCAGTCGGTCAACCACGCCTGCTGCCGCATGTTCGGCTACGACGAGGTCGAACTGCTCGGCGAGCCGGTCGCCCTGCTGATGCCGCCGACGCACGAGCACCGCCATGCCGGGTACATCGACAGCTATCTCGCGTCGGGCCGCGCCAAGATCATCGGGACCGGCCGCGAGGTCCTGGCCAAGCGCAAGGACGGCTCCGTCTTCCCGGTCCATCTCAGCGTCGGCGAGATGCGCTTCAACGACGAGGTCACCTTCATCGGCATCGCCCGTGACGTCTCCGACCGCCACGCGGCCGAGGAGCGGGCGCGCTTCCTGACCAACCACGATCCGCTGACCGGCCTGCTGTCGCGCCGCGCCTTCCTGGAGGAGTGCGACCGCCAGATGGCATCGCGGCTGTCCCAGGGCGGACGGACCCAAGTGGTGTTCAGCTTCGACGTGGACCAGTTCCGGGAGATCAACGAAGGCCTCGGCTACCATGTCGGCGACGGCGTCCTGAAGGCGATCGTCGGCCGGTTCGGGGAGATCCTCCCCAAGGGATCGATCCTGTGCCGCGTCGGCGCCGACGAGTTCGCGGCGCTGGCCTGCTTCGCGGACCGAACGGCGGCGGAAGATGTCGCCAACCATGTCCACGCCCGCCTGCTCAGCCCGATCTACGTGGACCGCCAGATGGTCCTGGTGCGCATGAGCATCGGCGCCGCGATCCATGACGCGAGCATCAAGCGGGTCGAGGAACTGCTGACCAAGGCGGAGCTGGCGCTCCAGACGGTGCAGCACGAGGGCGGCAACGCGGTCTGCTTCTACACGCCGGAAATGGCCCAGGCCGCGAGCCGCCGCACCCTGCTGACCATGCACCTCGCCCACGCCGTCCAGCGCGACGAGCTGAGGGTGGTCTACCAGCCCATCATCGAGGCGAAGACCGGCAGGGTCGCCGGCGCGGAGGCGCTGCTTCGCTGGTCCCACACCAGCCTTGGCGCGGTGTCGCCGGCGGAGTTCATCCCGATCGCCGAGGACAGCGGCCTGATCGTCTCGATCACGGACTGGGTCTTGGAGGCCGTCGCCGACCAGGTCGCCCGCTGGCATGACGAGGGGCTTGTCTGCGGACGGGTCTTCATGAACGTGTCCGGCCAGCAGTTCCTGCGCGGGCGTCTGACCACGCGGCTGGCGGAACTGATGACGGAGAAGCCGCACCTGGCCGGGCTGATCGGGATCGAGATCACCGAGCAGGCCGCGGTGCGCGACCTGAAGGCGACGGTGCAGGCGATCTCCGCCCTGGCGTCGATCAGCGTGGAGACGGCGATCGACGATTTCGGGACCGGCTATTCCTCGCTCAGCTATGTCCAGCAACTGCCCATCACCAAGCTGAAGATCGACCGGATGTTCGTGGACGGGGTGCCGCACAACCTCAAGAATGCGGCGCTCGTCCGCGCCGTGGTCGGCATGGCCCACGGCCTCGGGCTGACGGTGGTCGCGGAAGGGGTGGAGACGGCGGCCCAGAGGGATTTCCTGACCGACGTCGGATGCGACCTGCTGCAGGGGTACCTGTTCTCCCAGCCGGTCCCGCCGATGGCGCTGAGCCTGCTGCTTCGCAGCCAGCCGGAAACCTGGCGTCCCGCACGCCTTCTGGCGGTGAAGGAACTGGCCGCGCGGTGA
- a CDS encoding class I SAM-dependent methyltransferase, with translation MTTQHQVLPDAALERARWTASGPAWDRWSDPMADMADRLNLPLLDACGVMPGEAVLDLASGAGEPALSAAKRVGPGGSVHGVDLVEAMLAGAVRRASAFDGPPPRFAVGDMTALPFADGQFDRVTCRFGIMFVPDTRACLAETVRVLRPHGKAAFMVWGPLADNTLFRELDQAVTEILGPDPHDALAPLFRYDQPGVLARLMEDSGLRNISEQSLRPTARVPLEKPFWRASLDMAFAPRIAAAPAEIRERLDSAVTARFATLAVEGVCALHLHAMIVSAERV, from the coding sequence GTGACCACACAGCACCAAGTCCTGCCGGACGCAGCCCTCGAACGCGCGCGCTGGACGGCCAGCGGACCGGCCTGGGACCGCTGGTCGGACCCGATGGCGGACATGGCCGACCGGCTCAACCTGCCGCTCCTCGACGCCTGCGGCGTGATGCCGGGCGAGGCCGTGCTCGATCTCGCGTCCGGGGCCGGGGAGCCGGCATTGAGTGCCGCGAAGCGCGTGGGTCCCGGCGGCAGCGTGCATGGCGTGGATCTGGTCGAGGCGATGCTGGCCGGTGCAGTCCGGCGCGCATCCGCCTTCGACGGCCCTCCGCCCCGATTCGCGGTCGGCGACATGACGGCCCTGCCGTTCGCGGACGGGCAGTTCGACCGGGTGACCTGCCGGTTCGGCATCATGTTCGTACCCGACACGCGAGCCTGCCTGGCCGAAACGGTGCGGGTGCTGCGTCCGCACGGCAAGGCGGCCTTCATGGTCTGGGGACCGCTGGCGGACAATACCCTTTTCCGTGAACTGGACCAGGCGGTGACCGAGATCCTGGGGCCGGACCCGCACGACGCCCTTGCGCCCCTGTTCCGGTACGACCAGCCCGGAGTCCTGGCCCGGCTGATGGAAGACAGCGGCCTGCGCAACATATCGGAGCAGTCGCTTCGGCCGACCGCGCGGGTTCCCCTGGAAAAGCCGTTCTGGCGCGCCTCGCTGGACATGGCCTTCGCGCCGCGGATCGCGGCGGCGCCGGCGGAAATCCGGGAACGTCTGGATTCGGCGGTCACCGCGCGTTTCGCCACGCTGGCGGTCGAGGGCGTCTGCGCGCTCCACCTGCATGCGATGATCGTTTCCGCGGAAAGGGTTTGA
- a CDS encoding ABC transporter substrate-binding protein: MRHLVTSLAVAACLLFSAQFQAQGAEARAVRVGVLKFGTVSWELDTIKHHGLDAAEGIDLQVVELASNQATQVALQGGAVDMIVSDWLWVSRQRAEGADFTFAPYSTAAGSVMAPADSPIRSLADLKGRRIGVAGGPLDKGWLMLRALTIQQHGFDPDKDSEKVFGAPPLLNEQVRGGGVEAVLNYWNFAARLKAAGLRRVIAVEEIARDLGIRTDVPIIGYVFHDAWAEADPQAVRDFLRASLKAKTILRESDAEWLRLAPLTKAEDDATLLALRDGYRDGIPTAWSDAEREDAARVFEILAKLGGRDLVGDSPRLAPGTFWTGFDF; encoded by the coding sequence ATGCGACACCTCGTCACCAGCCTCGCAGTGGCGGCGTGCCTGCTTTTCTCCGCCCAGTTCCAGGCCCAGGGAGCCGAGGCCCGGGCCGTCCGCGTGGGCGTTCTGAAGTTCGGCACGGTGAGCTGGGAACTGGACACCATCAAACATCACGGGCTCGACGCGGCCGAAGGCATAGACCTCCAAGTGGTCGAACTGGCCAGCAACCAGGCGACGCAGGTGGCGCTCCAGGGCGGCGCGGTCGACATGATCGTGTCGGATTGGCTGTGGGTTTCCCGGCAGCGCGCGGAAGGCGCCGACTTCACCTTCGCCCCGTATTCCACGGCGGCCGGATCGGTCATGGCCCCGGCCGACTCTCCCATCCGATCGCTGGCCGACCTGAAAGGCCGCCGGATCGGGGTGGCCGGCGGACCGCTGGACAAGGGATGGCTGATGCTGCGCGCGCTGACCATCCAGCAGCACGGCTTCGATCCGGACAAGGACAGCGAGAAGGTGTTCGGGGCGCCGCCGCTGCTCAACGAGCAGGTCCGCGGCGGCGGGGTCGAGGCCGTCCTCAACTATTGGAACTTCGCGGCCCGGCTGAAGGCGGCGGGCCTGCGCCGGGTCATCGCGGTCGAGGAGATCGCCCGCGACCTGGGCATCCGGACCGACGTGCCGATCATCGGCTACGTCTTCCACGACGCCTGGGCGGAGGCCGATCCCCAAGCCGTCAGGGACTTCCTCCGCGCTTCCCTGAAGGCCAAGACGATCCTTCGCGAGAGCGATGCGGAGTGGCTCCGCCTGGCCCCCCTGACCAAGGCCGAGGACGATGCGACGCTGCTTGCCCTCCGCGACGGCTACCGCGACGGCATCCCGACCGCCTGGAGCGACGCCGAGCGGGAGGACGCGGCCCGCGTCTTCGAGATCCTGGCGAAGCTGGGGGGCCGCGACCTTGTCGGCGACTCCCCGCGGCTGGCCCCCGGCACTTTCTGGACCGGATTCGACTTCTGA
- a CDS encoding PAS domain S-box protein — translation MFARCPPHDLRTILDLVGSPAFVIDASAGAAVLAVNARLEAALGRFDPACLSALVGRAADDCSGTGRPVEIDVDVSLDPKPESWHLVLVPIPLDGAVVRIMVTVTARSPASSWTHLDSRTQAIIEEQAGLVARYRPDTTLTFVNAAYARRFGASPDDLIGRRITDLVPPQEVGRIRACLADLTPDRPVARHERPATLPDGTVRWLLWSDRVFHDGEGRPVEYQSVGFDITRHKQVERELQDSRDFFRLAIEGTRDGLWDWDLRTGTIWLSPRLKEILGFADDELPNDLEALQRLVLPEDRERALHRIQRHWDDGKPYEQTVRFIHRDGTIRHILARGGSVRDSDGKPIRMVGVHTDVTLLVESGQMLRLAKEQAEQASRAKSEFLAMMSHELRTPLNAIIGFAEILRDELFGPLGNERYGDYVQDIVGSGRHLLSLISDILDLSRIDAGQLALREATIDLAQVARGQIQVAAAAAEAGGVTVLCDAGQPGPLIRADETRIRQIVQNLLSNAVKFTPAGGTVRLDARVGPDESVILSVSDTGIGMRLEDVPRALEPFSQLEASLTRRREGTGLGLAIVKRLVELHDGELRIETAPDEGSTVTVTFPRERNAGLPESRMRRPPAGGEPVGLVPWSGALFGRFELLDTLLQAVPMAVAVTREDGICIKANHTLCRMSGFEMAELLGRPIETLLAGEAASAQPGQARGQGAPRKRARLRERQLVTRFGRTRGVEVIREPFVGLDGHTYILLLLNDVTERRRTAKALRDSEERFRLAASAAGCGIWDADLVTGDRWFSPAYLHMLGYAEDELTLSDAAWRERIHPDDRTRVDEALARHLTGGSPFYEVAFRMRHKSGRWIWLVARGAASFDAGGEARRFVGTISDITVEVEAREALAEKSAFLETVLANIGQGIVVFDAERRVRLVNDRFLALHGFPRDLGAPGTPVERLVRWRVEQSMALAGRSDAAVLDARIAEDMVWLDRWLSAPPPARIDIAGHGGRILDVWRQDLPDGGFVATQADVTARRRAETALAQREDQLRTILRVALVGILTVGDDGVLEEFNPTAESMFGWTAAELRGRDIGMLLAEETLSGASALGLLQPDPETGDPGVGTEFLARRRDGSAFPARIAMAAFTAGGRRRYVGVVADISAKRTVEAELRAARTRLDQRFDDFVRVSVELEQVRREADMALLHAEQSSKAKSEFLAQMSHELRTPLNAVIGFSEIMKGQYFGPLGSPKYQEYAEDIDQCGRHLLSLINDILDLSKVEAGRYVLEEEQLDLCRIVDASVRLLRDQAAGKGVMIALRPEPVPVVMGDQRALKQVVVNLLSNAVKFTPRGGMVEIGTLVDAFGDVCITVKDTGIGIPEGEIPRVLEAFGRASNVRQSGEEGTGLGLAIVGSFLSLHGATLDIDSVVGIGTTVTVRLPIERVLGTQRQLQPWDIVDDR, via the coding sequence ATGTTCGCCCGTTGTCCTCCCCATGATCTGCGCACCATCCTGGATCTGGTCGGTTCACCGGCGTTCGTGATCGATGCGTCCGCGGGGGCCGCGGTGCTGGCGGTGAACGCCCGGCTGGAAGCCGCCTTGGGACGGTTCGATCCGGCGTGCCTCTCCGCCCTGGTCGGCCGGGCCGCGGACGACTGCTCGGGCACGGGGCGGCCGGTCGAGATCGATGTCGACGTGTCGCTCGATCCCAAGCCCGAAAGCTGGCACCTCGTCCTGGTCCCGATCCCGCTGGACGGCGCCGTGGTCCGGATCATGGTCACCGTCACGGCGCGGTCTCCCGCGTCATCCTGGACCCATCTGGATTCCCGGACCCAGGCCATCATCGAGGAACAGGCCGGTCTGGTCGCCCGCTACCGCCCCGACACGACCCTCACCTTCGTCAATGCCGCCTACGCCCGCCGCTTCGGGGCGAGCCCCGACGACCTGATCGGGCGCCGGATCACCGATCTGGTCCCGCCGCAGGAGGTCGGGAGGATCAGGGCGTGCCTGGCCGACCTCACTCCCGACCGGCCGGTGGCGCGGCACGAGCGGCCGGCGACGCTGCCGGACGGGACGGTGCGCTGGCTGCTGTGGAGCGACCGCGTCTTCCACGACGGCGAGGGCAGGCCGGTCGAATACCAGTCGGTCGGATTCGACATCACGCGGCACAAGCAGGTCGAGCGCGAGCTGCAGGACAGCCGCGACTTCTTCCGGCTGGCGATCGAGGGCACGCGCGACGGGCTGTGGGACTGGGACCTGAGGACCGGGACGATCTGGCTGTCCCCGCGTCTGAAGGAGATCCTGGGCTTTGCCGACGACGAACTGCCCAACGACCTGGAAGCGCTCCAGCGGCTGGTGCTGCCGGAGGACCGCGAGCGCGCCCTTCACCGGATCCAGCGCCACTGGGATGACGGCAAGCCATATGAGCAGACCGTCCGGTTCATCCACCGGGACGGAACGATCCGGCACATCCTGGCGCGCGGGGGCAGCGTCCGCGACTCCGACGGCAAGCCGATCCGCATGGTGGGCGTCCATACCGACGTGACGCTGCTCGTGGAGAGCGGCCAGATGCTGCGGCTCGCCAAGGAGCAGGCCGAGCAGGCGAGCCGGGCGAAGTCCGAGTTCCTGGCCATGATGAGCCACGAGCTGCGCACGCCGCTGAACGCGATCATCGGCTTCGCCGAGATCCTGCGCGACGAGCTGTTCGGCCCGCTGGGCAACGAACGCTACGGCGACTATGTCCAGGACATCGTCGGCAGCGGCCGCCACCTGCTGTCGCTGATCAGCGACATCCTGGACCTGTCGAGGATCGACGCCGGCCAGCTCGCGCTGAGGGAGGCGACCATCGACTTGGCGCAGGTCGCCCGCGGCCAGATCCAGGTCGCCGCCGCCGCCGCCGAGGCCGGCGGGGTCACCGTGCTGTGCGATGCCGGGCAGCCCGGCCCGCTGATCCGCGCGGACGAGACCCGGATCCGGCAGATCGTCCAGAATCTCCTGTCCAACGCGGTCAAGTTCACGCCGGCCGGCGGGACGGTCCGGCTGGATGCCCGGGTGGGGCCGGACGAGTCGGTCATCCTGAGCGTCAGCGACACCGGGATCGGGATGCGGCTGGAGGACGTGCCCCGCGCCCTGGAGCCGTTCAGCCAGCTGGAGGCGTCCCTGACGCGCCGGCGGGAAGGCACCGGGCTCGGCCTGGCGATCGTCAAGCGGCTGGTGGAGCTTCACGACGGCGAGTTGCGGATCGAGACGGCGCCGGACGAGGGCAGCACGGTCACCGTAACCTTCCCCCGCGAGCGCAATGCAGGACTGCCGGAGAGCCGGATGCGCCGCCCCCCCGCCGGCGGCGAGCCGGTCGGCCTGGTCCCCTGGAGCGGCGCCCTGTTCGGCCGCTTCGAACTGCTGGACACGCTCCTTCAGGCGGTGCCGATGGCCGTGGCGGTGACGCGCGAGGACGGCATCTGCATAAAGGCCAACCATACCCTGTGCCGCATGTCGGGCTTCGAGATGGCCGAGCTCCTGGGGCGGCCGATCGAGACCCTGCTGGCCGGCGAGGCGGCGTCGGCGCAGCCCGGCCAGGCGCGGGGGCAAGGCGCCCCCCGCAAGCGGGCCCGCCTGCGCGAGCGCCAGCTGGTCACCCGGTTCGGCCGGACCCGCGGGGTCGAGGTGATCCGCGAGCCCTTCGTCGGCCTGGACGGGCACACCTACATACTGCTGCTGCTGAACGACGTCACCGAGCGGCGGCGCACCGCCAAGGCCCTGCGCGACAGCGAGGAGCGTTTCCGGCTGGCCGCCTCGGCGGCGGGCTGCGGCATCTGGGACGCCGATCTGGTGACGGGCGACCGTTGGTTCTCCCCGGCCTACCTCCACATGCTGGGCTATGCCGAGGACGAGCTGACGCTCAGCGACGCCGCCTGGCGGGAACGCATCCACCCCGACGACCGCACGCGGGTCGACGAGGCCCTGGCCCGGCACCTGACCGGCGGCAGCCCGTTCTACGAGGTCGCCTTCCGGATGCGGCACAAGTCGGGGCGCTGGATCTGGCTGGTCGCGCGGGGCGCCGCGTCCTTCGATGCCGGCGGCGAGGCCAGGCGGTTCGTCGGGACGATCTCCGACATAACGGTCGAAGTGGAAGCGCGCGAGGCGCTGGCCGAGAAGTCCGCCTTCCTGGAAACGGTGCTGGCCAACATCGGGCAGGGCATCGTCGTGTTCGACGCCGAGCGCCGCGTCAGGCTGGTCAACGACCGCTTCCTGGCGCTCCACGGATTTCCCCGCGACCTCGGCGCGCCCGGCACCCCGGTCGAGCGGCTGGTCCGGTGGCGGGTCGAGCAGTCCATGGCGCTGGCCGGGAGGTCCGACGCGGCCGTGCTGGACGCGCGGATCGCCGAGGACATGGTCTGGCTGGACAGGTGGCTGTCAGCCCCGCCGCCCGCGCGGATCGACATCGCGGGACACGGCGGGCGGATCCTCGACGTGTGGCGCCAGGACCTGCCGGACGGCGGCTTCGTCGCGACCCAGGCCGACGTCACGGCGCGCCGCCGGGCCGAGACCGCGCTGGCGCAGCGCGAGGATCAGCTCCGCACGATCCTGCGGGTCGCGCTGGTCGGCATCCTGACCGTCGGCGACGATGGCGTGCTGGAGGAGTTCAACCCGACGGCGGAGAGCATGTTCGGCTGGACCGCCGCGGAACTGCGGGGGCGCGACATCGGCATGCTGCTGGCGGAGGAGACCCTGTCCGGGGCCAGCGCCCTCGGCCTGCTGCAGCCCGATCCGGAAACCGGCGACCCGGGCGTCGGCACCGAGTTCCTGGCACGGCGGCGCGACGGCTCCGCCTTTCCCGCCCGGATCGCCATGGCCGCTTTCACGGCCGGCGGGCGCCGGCGCTATGTCGGCGTCGTCGCGGACATCTCGGCCAAGCGGACGGTGGAAGCCGAGCTGCGCGCCGCCCGGACGCGGCTGGACCAGCGGTTCGACGACTTCGTCCGCGTCTCGGTCGAGCTGGAGCAGGTGCGCCGCGAGGCCGACATGGCGCTGCTCCACGCCGAGCAGTCGAGCAAGGCCAAGTCGGAGTTCCTGGCCCAGATGAGCCACGAGCTCCGCACCCCGCTCAACGCGGTGATCGGTTTCTCCGAGATCATGAAGGGCCAGTATTTCGGGCCGCTCGGCTCGCCCAAGTACCAGGAATACGCCGAGGACATCGACCAGTGCGGCCGCCATCTGCTGTCGCTGATCAACGACATCCTCGACCTCTCCAAGGTGGAGGCGGGGCGCTACGTGCTGGAGGAGGAGCAACTCGACCTCTGCCGGATCGTCGACGCCTCGGTCCGGCTGCTGCGCGACCAGGCCGCCGGCAAGGGAGTGATGATCGCCCTTCGGCCCGAACCGGTGCCGGTGGTCATGGGCGACCAGCGGGCATTGAAGCAGGTGGTGGTCAACCTGCTGAGCAATGCGGTCAAGTTCACCCCGCGCGGCGGAATGGTCGAGATCGGCACCCTGGTGGACGCCTTCGGCGATGTCTGCATCACCGTCAAGGATACCGGCATCGGCATTCCCGAGGGCGAGATCCCCCGGGTCCTCGAGGCGTTCGGCCGGGCCAGCAACGTCCGCCAGTCGGGCGAGGAGGGTACCGGGCTGGGGCTCGCCATTGTCGGCTCGTTCCTCAGCCTGCACGGCGCCACGCTGGACATCGACAGCGTGGTCGGCATCGGCACGACCGTCACGGTGCGGCTACCGATCGAGCGGGTGCTCGGGACCCAGCGCCAACTCCAACCCTGGGACATCGTCGATGACCGCTAA
- a CDS encoding ABC transporter permease: MTLSKVGRLPAHILSLLVLVALWQAASVAAGSRLLPGPAAVAARLMDEVVRGGLLLDLAITLGRVCASFVIAMAVGTALGIAMGRFRLLDRLLDGWLVLFLNIPALVTIILAYVWFGLTESAAIAAVAVNKIPNVVVTLREGARALDRDYMEMAEAYRLGPAKTLRHVVLPQLYPFLLAAARSGLALIWKIVLVVELLGRSNGMGFQLQVLFQLFDVTGILAYTAAFIIVVQFIEFALLQPLETRASRWRR, encoded by the coding sequence ATGACCTTGTCGAAGGTGGGCCGCCTGCCGGCCCACATCCTGTCGCTCCTTGTCCTTGTGGCGCTGTGGCAGGCGGCGTCGGTTGCGGCGGGCAGCCGCCTGCTGCCCGGCCCGGCGGCCGTCGCGGCGCGCCTGATGGACGAGGTCGTGCGGGGCGGACTGCTGCTCGACCTCGCCATAACGCTGGGGCGGGTCTGCGCGAGCTTCGTCATCGCGATGGCGGTCGGCACCGCACTGGGGATCGCGATGGGCCGGTTCCGCCTGCTCGACCGCCTGCTGGACGGCTGGCTGGTGCTCTTCCTCAACATCCCGGCGCTGGTTACGATCATCCTGGCCTATGTCTGGTTCGGCCTGACGGAGTCGGCGGCGATCGCGGCGGTCGCGGTCAACAAGATCCCCAACGTGGTCGTGACCCTGCGCGAGGGCGCCCGCGCGCTGGACCGTGATTATATGGAAATGGCCGAGGCCTATCGACTCGGGCCGGCCAAGACCCTGCGTCACGTCGTCCTGCCACAGCTATACCCGTTCCTGCTGGCGGCGGCGCGTTCGGGCCTCGCCCTGATCTGGAAGATCGTCCTGGTCGTCGAGCTGCTGGGCCGGAGCAACGGCATGGGCTTCCAGCTGCAGGTGCTCTTCCAGCTGTTCGACGTCACCGGCATCCTTGCCTATACCGCGGCATTCATCATCGTCGTCCAGTTCATCGAGTTCGCCTTGCTGCAGCCCCTGGAAACCAGGGCTTCGCGGTGGCGCCGCTGA